A window of Cytobacillus sp. FSL H8-0458 genomic DNA:
ATTTCACCGGTAACATTACCGGCCGAAGCCATATACTGCTGGCCATTGATGACCGTAGCATTTCCGTCTATTTCGCCCTTGATTTCCAAGTCGCCGTTCTTAACTACAACATCGCCTTTTACCACTTCACCTTCAGGTACAATCACTTTATCGTTTTGCACCACGAGGTTCGGCTGCTTAGAAACGGATAATTGTTGATCCTGATCCCAGGAAGATGCGATGCTTCCCATCATCAGAACAAGAAAGAGTGACGCCGCCGTTAAAAGCGGATGATGCCTGAACCAGCGCTGAACCCCGACCTTCCGCTTTTCTTTTGGCAATTTTGCCATAACATTTGCCGTGAAATTTTCAGGTGCCTGTATATGTGAAGTGCTTTGGACTAAAGCGATCGTTTTCTTTAATTCATGGAAATGAGTCTGACACTCCACGCAGTTTTGCAGATGTGCCCTTAATTCCTTCTCATGTTCGGCTGAGATCTCTTCATCTAGGTACTCGTGCATATAAACAACCATTTCTGCTGGACATTTCAAAGTTCTCACCCTCTTTATTAAACATATCTTAATTGATTTCTAAGAGCTTCCCGTCCCCGGTGAATCCGGGTCTTTACGGTTCCCAATGGAAGATCGAGCGTTTCACTGATCTCGTTCAGCGATAATTCTTCAATATATTTTAAAACAATAACCGAACGATATTTTTCAGGAAGCTTCGATATTTCTCTTTGGATTGTTTCCTGCAGTTCCAGGCTTTCTACATCATCCTCCGGCAGCCTCGCATCTGAAGCGATTTGAGAATACATGTTCAATCCATCCGTTCCGGCGACCTCTGCATCCAGATAATAATCAGGCTTCTTTTTTCTGATTCTGTCTATACAAAGGTTAGTGGCAATCCGATAGAGCCATGTGGAAAATTTCAAGTCAATATTAAAGCTGGCAATATTTACATAAGCTCTTAAGAAGGCCTCCTGAGCGATATCCTCTGCCTCATGCCTGTTTCCCAGCATTCTGTAGCAAATCTGAAAAACTTTATCTTTGTATATTTCAACAACTTCAGCATAAGCATCCTGGTCGCCTTTTAATACTTGCTTTATCCTATTTTTTACGAGTGTCTCCATTTTTTTACCTCCGCTCCAGTGCGGCTAATCGATAATACGAATCGATAGCGGAAAAGGTTTCGTTTTAATTAAAAAACATTCAATTTCTATATTAGCAAATTTTTACTTATTCTGGTTTATTTTTTTTCTTTTAGGGTATAAAAGTACTAAAATTATCGAAAAGGGTTGGTTACAGTGTGTGTTAAGGAATTATTGAGAGATATAGAGGATTGCCGGACAAGAATGATTCAATTAGCAGCTTCCGGATCTTTTACAGATCACATGGTAGTTGATACCAGCAATAAACTTGATGAACTTCTAAATAAATATTATACACTTACAGCAAAAAAATGAGCAGAACTTGTCTAAGTTCTGCTCATTTTTATTTTCCTTTATTATAGAAGCTTT
This region includes:
- a CDS encoding anti-sigma factor; its protein translation is MKCPAEMVVYMHEYLDEEISAEHEKELRAHLQNCVECQTHFHELKKTIALVQSTSHIQAPENFTANVMAKLPKEKRKVGVQRWFRHHPLLTAASLFLVLMMGSIASSWDQDQQLSVSKQPNLVVQNDKVIVPEGEVVKGDVVVKNGDLEIKGEIDGNATVINGQQYMASAGNVTGEIEEVDAIFEWLWYHIKTATKDAVNVFETGETDKEK
- the sigW gene encoding RNA polymerase sigma factor SigW, which encodes METLVKNRIKQVLKGDQDAYAEVVEIYKDKVFQICYRMLGNRHEAEDIAQEAFLRAYVNIASFNIDLKFSTWLYRIATNLCIDRIRKKKPDYYLDAEVAGTDGLNMYSQIASDARLPEDDVESLELQETIQREISKLPEKYRSVIVLKYIEELSLNEISETLDLPLGTVKTRIHRGREALRNQLRYV
- a CDS encoding aspartyl-phosphate phosphatase Spo0E family protein, with the translated sequence MCVKELLRDIEDCRTRMIQLAASGSFTDHMVVDTSNKLDELLNKYYTLTAKK